One window of the Corynebacterium glutamicum ATCC 13032 genome contains the following:
- the priA gene encoding bifunctional 1-(5-phosphoribosyl)-5-((5-phosphoribosylamino)methylideneamino)imidazole-4-carboxamide isomerase/phosphoribosylanthranilate isomerase PriA, with product MTFTILPAVDVVNGQAVRLDQGEAGTEKSYGTPLESALKWQEQGAKWLHFVDLDAAFNRGSNHEMMAEIVGKLDVDVELTGGIRDDESLERALATGARRVNIGTAALEKPEWIASAIQRYGEKIAVDIAVRLEDGEWRTRGNGWVSDGGDLWEVLERLDSQGCARFVVTDVSKDGTLSGPNVELLREVAAATDAPIVASGGISVLEDVLELAKYQDEGIDSVIIGKALYEHKFTLEEALAAVEKLG from the coding sequence ATGACCTTCACTATTCTTCCTGCAGTCGATGTAGTTAACGGACAAGCAGTTCGCCTAGATCAGGGCGAGGCCGGCACTGAAAAGTCTTATGGCACCCCTTTGGAATCCGCACTGAAGTGGCAGGAGCAGGGTGCAAAGTGGTTGCACTTTGTGGACCTGGACGCAGCGTTCAACCGTGGTTCCAACCATGAGATGATGGCGGAAATTGTCGGCAAGCTCGATGTTGATGTGGAGCTCACTGGCGGTATCCGTGATGATGAGTCTCTGGAGCGCGCGCTGGCAACCGGTGCACGTCGTGTAAACATTGGTACCGCTGCTCTGGAGAAGCCAGAGTGGATTGCTTCTGCGATTCAACGCTATGGCGAGAAGATTGCTGTCGATATCGCTGTGCGTTTGGAAGATGGTGAATGGCGCACCCGTGGAAACGGTTGGGTCTCCGATGGTGGCGATCTGTGGGAAGTTCTCGAGCGTTTGGATTCCCAAGGTTGTGCACGTTTCGTGGTTACCGATGTGTCCAAGGACGGCACCTTGAGTGGTCCAAATGTTGAGCTGCTGCGTGAGGTTGCTGCAGCTACAGACGCACCTATCGTGGCATCTGGTGGAATTTCTGTTTTGGAAGATGTTTTGGAACTAGCCAAGTACCAGGATGAGGGCATTGATTCCGTCATCATTGGCAAGGCACTTTATGAGCACAAGTTCACCCTCGAAGAGGCTTTGGCTGCAGTAGAAAAGCTCGGTTAA
- the hisH gene encoding imidazole glycerol phosphate synthase subunit HisH, translated as MTKTVALLDYGSGNLRSAQRALERAGAEVIVSSDPEVCTNADGLLVPGVGAFDACMKGLKNVFGHRIIGQRLAGGRPVMGICVGMQILFDEGDEHGIKSAGCGEWPGKVERLQAEILPHMGWNTLEMPTNSPMFEGISPDERFYFVHSYGVRKWTLETDDLTTPPEVVWAKHENDRFVAAVENGTLWATQFHPEKSGDAGAQLLRNWINYI; from the coding sequence ATGACCAAAACTGTCGCCCTTCTCGACTACGGATCTGGAAACCTTCGTTCTGCTCAACGCGCACTAGAGCGTGCCGGTGCAGAAGTTATCGTGAGCTCCGATCCAGAAGTTTGCACCAACGCTGATGGCCTCCTAGTTCCTGGAGTGGGCGCATTTGATGCCTGCATGAAGGGTTTGAAAAACGTCTTCGGACATCGCATTATCGGACAGCGTCTTGCTGGTGGACGTCCAGTGATGGGTATTTGTGTGGGCATGCAGATCCTGTTCGATGAAGGCGATGAGCACGGCATTAAGTCAGCTGGTTGCGGCGAGTGGCCTGGCAAAGTGGAACGCCTCCAAGCGGAGATCCTGCCTCACATGGGGTGGAACACACTTGAAATGCCTACCAACTCACCAATGTTTGAGGGAATTTCACCTGATGAGCGTTTCTACTTCGTGCACTCCTATGGTGTGCGCAAGTGGACGTTGGAAACCGACGATCTGACCACGCCTCCAGAGGTTGTGTGGGCGAAGCACGAAAATGATCGTTTTGTGGCAGCTGTGGAAAACGGCACGCTGTGGGCTACTCAATTCCACCCAGAAAAATCAGGTGACGCAGGCGCACAGCTACTGCGAAACTGGATCAACTACATCTAA